The following are encoded in a window of Castanea sativa cultivar Marrone di Chiusa Pesio chromosome 5, ASM4071231v1 genomic DNA:
- the LOC142636502 gene encoding uncharacterized protein LOC142636502 isoform X2, with the protein MEEASQTSDEMMQDTRYDMGSMAHDDAGPSHTFAQTCRSPSMVRDDTCPPTSSPPSTTDTIPGDVCGRDDMRFMPTPGLPTPGAIQTEIPTPPPEASHSEDRPRRPQRTRTHPPDCGTGHGKVRPVKEPVRRRKRG; encoded by the exons ATGGAGGAGGCAAGTCAGACATCAGATGAGATGATGCAGGACACTCGTTATGACATGGGCTCCATGGCACATGATGATGCGGGTCCATCCCATACGTTTGCCCAGACATGTCGGTCTCCATCCATGGTTCGCGATGATACCTGCCCACCCACATCCTCTCCCCCATCGACTACCGACACTATCCCCGGAGATGTATGTGGTAGAGATGATATGAGATTCATGCCCACCCCTGGGCTACCCACCCCTGGTGCCATCCAGACAGAGATACCCACCCCCCCACCTGAGGCTTCACACAGTGAGGATCGGCCGCGAAGGCCGCAACGGACACGGACACATCCTCCTGACTGTGGGACTGGACATG GCAAGGTGAGACCAGTTAAGGAACCAGTGAGGAGAAGAAAACGGGGATGA
- the LOC142636502 gene encoding serine/threonine-protein phosphatase 7 long form homolog isoform X1 has translation MKQGVPNNVDTSTELHKITLQGKQEKNWVQEHATHIARWAAHATIAESPPFHGVMSYNDEYMVWYRSITVRHITKETSYWDTLVESQLRIMAKFEPGSEIYTDCMNALQSVEEISRLTLDDVRTAGNASEPAVRHGRQAGGRRGHGGR, from the exons ATGAAGCAAGGCGTACCGAACAATGTCGATACTTCAACTGAACTTCACAAGATAACGCTCCAAGGCAAGCAGGAAAAAAATTGGGTTCAAGAACATGCCACTCATATTGCTAGATGGGCTGCGCATGCCACAATTGCTGAATCACCGCCCTTTCATGGGGTAATGAGCTACAATGACGAGTATATGGTGTGGTATCGTTCCATCACTGTTCGGCATATTACAAAAGAGACCTCATACTGGGACACTTTG GTTGAATCACAGTTGAGGATTATGGCGAAGTTCGAACCAGGGTCTGAGATCTACACGGACTGTATGAATGCCTTGCAATCTGTTGAAGAAATCAGTCGATTGACCTTGGACGATGTACGCACTGCGGGCAACGCAAGTGAACCGGCTGTAAGGCATGGTCGGCAAGCAGGTGGACGTCGAGGGCATGGAGGCCGTTAA
- the LOC142636501 gene encoding receptor-like protein EIX2 — MAASFATLHHVLFLVWFLPIAFSLSFFFFKAESISNVSCNEKDKQALLTLKHGLTDQEHVLSSWSDHKDCCIWDGVFCDKKIGQVSKLYLNYSGLGGEISSSLLQLEHLNYLDLSDNDFNCTPIPTFLGSMFSLTHLDLFSANFCGLIPHQLGNLSSLRYLDLGNNSDLYVDNLRWMSGLSTIQYLDLGDADLHREVDWLQIMSKFPSLSELYLNNCQLDSLNPSLGFVNFTSLRALYLYGNHFNHEIPNWFSNLSTSLLELSLYNNSLKGNIPPSIFNLEKLEYLDLGINSLNGPIPSSFGNLSRMRTLFLDQNQLNGTIPKSLGLLSKLEKLFVGKNSLTGTIDERHFGKLSKLKNLYMSEAPLFFNVNPNWVPPFQLSYASMGSIKIGPNFPSWLQSQKSLSLLDMSMSGISGKAPGWFWNWTSNITFINLSNNHIECDVSDIFLGSTVKMLNIANNSFYGPISSFLCQKKIRKNKLKVLDASNNLLSGELSHCWKYWQSLIHLNLGSNNLVGGIPYSMGALVNLQSLRLQKNSICGDIPSSLKKCSNLRLIDMGDNHLSIIPLWIGEMKNVSVLRLRSSEFKGYIPQQICQLSSLIVLDLANNSLLGSIPNCLKNISAMAFPNSYDISSFSMSFLYSYVYEDYVEHVELAPKGKEMEYKENLKLLRLIDLSSNNLSGSIPTEISDLFELRFLNLSRNHLMGKIPEKIGSMKELESVDLSRNHLSGEIPPSMSNLTFLSLLDLSYNNLSGRIPSSTQLQSFDALRYIGNPQLCGDPLPKSCTIEEQCLNKSPIGSVEDDSENSSFYIGMGVGFATGFLAICGALFFNRTWRHAYFRFADEIKDWIYVTTMIKMNLLEKLRVCLSK; from the coding sequence ATGGCCGCCTCTTTTGCAACTCTTCATCATGTGCTTTTTTTAGTATGGTTCCTTCCCATTGCCTTCAGTctaagcttcttcttcttcaaagcaGAGTCAATCTCAAATGTCTCTTGCAATGAAAAAGACAAGCAAGCCCTTCTAACCCTCAAACATGGTCTCACTGATCAAGAACACGTCCTCTCATCCTGGTCTGACCATAAAGATTGCTGTATTTGGGACGGAGTTTTCTGCGACAAGAAAATTGGCCAAGTCTCTAAGCTTTACCTCAATTATTCGGGGTTAGGCGGTGAGATTAGTAGTTCGTTGCTCCAATTAGAACATTTGAATTACTTGGATTTGAGTGACAATGACTTTAATTGTACTCCGATCCCAACTTTCCTTGGTTCAATGTTCAGTCTCACACATCTTGACCTCTTTAGCGCTAACTTCTGTGGACTCATTCCTCATCAGCTTGGGAACCTTTCAAGCCTTCGCTATCTAGATCTTGGAAATAATTCTGACCTCTATGTAGATAACCTTCGTTGGATGTCTGGTCTCTCTACCATTCAATACCTTGACCTGGGCGATGCTGACCTTCACAGAGAAGTTGATTGGCTTCAAATAATGAGTAAGTTCCCATCTCTTTCAGAGCTATATTTGAACAATTGTCAGCTTGATAGCCTGAATCCATCTCTTGGATTTGTCAATTTCACGTCTCTTCGAGCCCTTTATCTTTATGGAAATCATTTCAATCATGAGATACCTAATTGGTTCTCTAATCTCAGTACAAGCCTCTTAGAGCTTAGCCTGTACAACAATTCTTTGAAAGGCAATATACCGCCTAGCATTTTCAATTTAGAGAAATTAGAATATCTTGATCTCGGAATTAATTCTTTAAATGGTCCTATACCTTCTTCCTTTGGGAATTTATCTCGTATGAGAACATTATTCCTCGACCAAAATCAGTTGAATGGCACCATTCCAAAGAGTCTTGGGCTTCTCTCTAAGTTAGAGAAGTTGTTTGTCGGAAAAAATTCTTTAACAGGTACCATAGATGAAAGGCATTTCGGAAAACTCTCAAAGTTAAAGAATCTCTATATGTCTGAAGCACCTTTGTTCTTTAATGTCAATCCCAATTGGGTTCCCCCCTTCCAACTTTCCTATGCCTCCATGGGCTCAATCAAGATAGGTCCTAATTTTCCTTCATGGCTACAATCACAAAAATCCCTCAGTTTATTAGATATGTCCATGTCAGGAATTTCAGGCAAAGCTCCGGGTTGGTTCTGGAATTGGACTTCAAACATTACATTTATCAATCTCTCTAACAACCACATAGAATGTGATGTATCAGACATTTTTCTGGGTTCTACTGTCAAAATGCTCAATATAGCTAACAACTCATTTTATGGACCCATTTCTAGTTTCTTAtgccaaaagaaaattagaaagaataaattaaaagttttagaTGCATCAAACAATCTCTTATCAGGAGAACTTTCTCACTGCTGGAAGTATTGGCAATCTTTGATCCATTTAAACTTAGGGAGCAATAATCTAGTAGGTGGAATTCCCTACTCCATGGGGGCTTTAGTTAACCTCCAATCATTGCGTTTACAAAAAAATAGCATCTGTGGAGATATTCCTTCATCGTTGAAAAAGTGCTCAAATCTGAGGCTCATTGATATGGGTGATAATCATTTGTCCATCATACCACTATGGATTGGAGAAATGAAAAATGTTTCAGTTCTCCGTCTAAGGTCAAGTGAATTCAAGGGTTATATACCTCAACAAATATGCCAACTTTCTTCTCTTATAGTATTGGATCTTGCCAATAATAGCTTATTAGGATCCATACCAAACTGCTTGAAAAATATTAGCGCCATGGCATTCCCAAATTCCTATGATATTTCATCTTTTTCTATGTCTTTTCTGTATTCGTATGTATATGAAGACTATGTTGAGCATGTTGAATTGGCTCCCAAAGGGAAAGAAATGGAATACAAAGAGAACCTTAAATTACTTAGGCTCATAGACCTTTCAAGTAACAACTTGTCTGGATCAATCCCTACTGAGATTTCAGATCTTTTCGAATTACGTTTTTTGAATTTATCTCGAAATCATTTGATGGGAAAGATACCAGAAAAAATTGGGAGTATGAAAGAGTTAGAGTCAGTTGATCTCTCACGAAATCATTTATCGGGTGAAATTCCTCCAAGCATGTCTAATTTGACATTTCTTAGTCTCTTGGACTTGTCATACAACAACCTCTCGGGTAGAATTCCTTCAAGCACCCAGCTTCAATCATTTGATGCCCTTAGGTACATTGGAAATCCTCAGTTATGTGGTGATCCTCTTCCAAAAAGCTGCACAATTGAGGAACAATGTTTGAATAAATCACCAATTGGTAGTGTTGAAGATGATTCTGAAAACTCCAGCTTCTACATTGGTATGGGAGTTGGATTCGCAACTGGCTTTTTGGCAATTTGTGGAGCTCTCTTCTTTAATAGGACTTGGAGGCATGCTTATTTTAGATTTGCGGATGAAATAAAAGATTGGATTTATGTGACTACAATGATAAAGATGAATTTACTGGAAAAGCTAAGAGTCTGCCTTAGTAAGTGA